TAAAAGTATTAGATAAATTAATCGATATGGTTGGTGAAGATGAAAATCATCCACTGGCGTCATTAATGGAAACCATGGAAACACGGATCGAAGAGTACGAAAATGAACATTATCCTGAACCGAAAAGAGATTCGATTGGGTGCTTAAATTATTTAATGGAAGAACATAATCTAAAACAAAGTGATTTAAAGGAACTGGGAAGTCAAGGAGTCGTATCGGAAATATTAAGCGGAAGAAGAAAGCTTAATATCCGCCAGATTAAAGCGCTCAGCAAACGATTTAAAATATCGCCTGCCGTTTTTATTGAAGATGATTAATTAGTGTCTTAACGAACAACTTTTCTGTCATTCCCGTCTGCTTACCCGTTAAAAACATACGGGCACAAGTTTAGCGGGTATCTTCCAGACTGGAATAATGAGATTCGTGCTGAAAAACATTGAAGCAGAAGCATTTGGATTTTTTGCGTTCTCAGGCAAAGCTACTGTTTTTCGAGCCCTGGACTCTTAATAATTTTGGCAGGAGCATTGGCAGCCAACGAGTTGGTATTGCAATTGTCCTGATATTTTTTGTCGTAGGGGGTGCTCTTACACTTTATGAATGAAGAGGAAGAGGGGATTAAATTGGCAGGAAGGGGAGAGTAGAAAACATAAAATGACAAACCCTATCGTGACGTTCATTTCACAAAACGAGGAAAATAGTGTACCGATATTTATTTAACCAAATTAATTCAAAGACAAAAAAGGCCGTCCAAATATTTTGAACAGCCTTTTTTGTATTCTCAAATATTAGTACTATTTTCTCAAGAACTCTGCCCAAGTCCTGCCAAATCCAACAAAAAGCAATAAATAAACGCAGTCTCACGGTATCGCTTATATCGGCCTGAAGCGCCGCCATGACCGGCATCCATATTGATTTTCAGCAGAAGTCTGTTGTTATCCGTTTTCATCGCACGTAGTTTTGCGACCCATTTTGCCGGTTCCCAATATTGAACCTGTGAATCATGAAGGCCGGTTGTTACCAGCAAATTGGGATAATTTTTGGCTTCAACATTATCATAAGGTGAATAAGACAGCATATAATCGTAATATTCTTTCTTGTTAGGATCGCCCCACTCATCGTATTCGCTGGTGGTTAGGGGAATGTCCGGATCCAGCATAGTGGTAACAACGTCAACCCAGGGAACGCGAGTGATTATACCATTGAACAAATCCGGAGCCATATTCATCACGGCGCCGACTAAAAGTCCACCTGCGCTGCCGCCCATGGCAAACATTTTTTCCGGATTGGTATAATTCTCCTCAACCAGGTATTCTCCGCAGTCGATAAAGTCAGTGAAAGTATTTTTCTTCTTCAATAATTTACCATCCTCATACCAATACCGTCCCATCTCTTGTCCACCACGAATATGCGCGATTGCATAAATGAAACCGCGATCCAGTAAACTGAGCCTGGCAGAATTGAACGTTGCATTCATACTGGAGCCATAAGAGCCATAACCGTAAAGGAGAAGCGGATTTTTGCCATTTTTCTCGATCCCTTTTCGATATACAATTGAAATCGGAATTTGTACGCCGTCATCGGTAGTTGCGTATAAACGGTCGGTCACATAATCATTGGAATCAAATCCACCCAAAACATCTTCCTGCTTGAGCAATGTTTTTTCACGAGTATTCATATCGTAGTCGAATGTTGAGTTCGGCGTGGTCAAGGAAGTGTATCCATATCGCAGGACGTTTGTATTAATATCCGGATTGGTGCTGATATAAGCCAGGTAAGTGGGTTCGCCGAAATCCAGGTAATGTTCTTTACTTCCATCCCAGGGCATAACATGGAGCTGTGCCAAACCATTCTTCCGTTCAGAGAGCACAAGGTGATCGGTAAAGATCTCGAAGCCATTGAAAAGAACATCATCTCGATGTGGAATAACTTCTTTCCAATTGTTTTTCGAAGTATTGGTAATGGGCGTTTCCATCAAGCGAAAGTTTTTCGCATTTAGATTTGTCCGCACATAAAATTTATCCTTGAAATGATCCACATCATATTCGTGATCTCTTTCTCTTTTCAAAAATACCTTGAATTTTCCATTTGGATTACTTGCATCCAGGTAGCGATATTCGGAGCTAAGGGTTTGGTTCGAGCCAATCATCAAGTATTTTTTTGATTTGGTCTTAAAAATGAAGCAGGAAAATGTATCATCCGTTTCATTAAAAATGAGCTCATCGTTTGCCGGGTCTGTACCCAACACATGCTTGTAAATCTGGTTGGAACGGAGCGTTTCCAAATCTTTCCTGGTATAGAAGATTGTCTTATTATCGTTAGCCCAGGCGGCATTGCCGGTCACATTGGCGATTTTGTCTTCATAGATTTCACCGGTATCTAAATTTTTAAACTGCAGCGTGTATAATCTCCTGCCAACAGTATCCACAGAAAAAGCAAGAAGGTTTTGTCCGGAACTCACATATCGTCCCCGAACCGAACAGAATTCATGCCCTTCAGCTATCTCGTTCGCATTCACCATAATTTCTTCTTTGCCATCCATAGAGCCTTTTTTGCGGCAATAAATGGGGTATTCCTTACCGTCTTCATAGCGTGTGTAATAATAA
This candidate division KSB1 bacterium DNA region includes the following protein-coding sequences:
- a CDS encoding helix-turn-helix domain-containing protein, which codes for MEVLNEEIKAIDRIWPIASRVVSVINNEEQYEYAVKVLDKLIDMVGEDENHPLASLMETMETRIEEYENEHYPEPKRDSIGCLNYLMEEHNLKQSDLKELGSQGVVSEILSGRRKLNIRQIKALSKRFKISPAVFIEDD
- a CDS encoding S9 family peptidase, with protein sequence MRYTIPFLVIGCCLFITSCQSAKVETMPTNLEPPIAKIEPKELKIHDDIRIDNYYWLKEREDQEVIDYLTAENEYTNAMTAHTNKLEDELFEEIKGRIKQTDQSVPYKSDDYYYYTRYEDGKEYPIYCRKKGSMDGKEEIMVNANEIAEGHEFCSVRGRYVSSGQNLLAFSVDTVGRRLYTLQFKNLDTGEIYEDKIANVTGNAAWANDNKTIFYTRKDLETLRSNQIYKHVLGTDPANDELIFNETDDTFSCFIFKTKSKKYLMIGSNQTLSSEYRYLDASNPNGKFKVFLKRERDHEYDVDHFKDKFYVRTNLNAKNFRLMETPITNTSKNNWKEVIPHRDDVLFNGFEIFTDHLVLSERKNGLAQLHVMPWDGSKEHYLDFGEPTYLAYISTNPDINTNVLRYGYTSLTTPNSTFDYDMNTREKTLLKQEDVLGGFDSNDYVTDRLYATTDDGVQIPISIVYRKGIEKNGKNPLLLYGYGSYGSSMNATFNSARLSLLDRGFIYAIAHIRGGQEMGRYWYEDGKLLKKKNTFTDFIDCGEYLVEENYTNPEKMFAMGGSAGGLLVGAVMNMAPDLFNGIITRVPWVDVVTTMLDPDIPLTTSEYDEWGDPNKKEYYDYMLSYSPYDNVEAKNYPNLLVTTGLHDSQVQYWEPAKWVAKLRAMKTDNNRLLLKINMDAGHGGASGRYKRYRETAFIYCFLLDLAGLGQSS